Genomic segment of Arachis hypogaea cultivar Tifrunner chromosome 11, arahy.Tifrunner.gnm2.J5K5, whole genome shotgun sequence:
GAGCTACCTCTTTTGCGCTACAGCTCCGGCTTTTGTGCGGCAATGCTTAGTTAATGAACTTCGAGGATATACGCTTTCCTGGCGCTGCTTTCCTTGACTGTGGCCTTCTCACTGCGCAGGTTATTAGTCAACTGTGTTTTTTGCCTATAATGATCATAGTTATAATAATACCATCAAATATTATTCATTCTCACTAATAGTTAAATACAGGATATCCTTTTCTTGCAGTAAAGATTAGGGTGGTGCAATTAATAATTAAAGgcttatttttatcttttcttcatcaTCGTATcatgcattatatatatatatatgaaatgatGATTAAATAGCCACATATGCCATATGACATATTAAAGAATCGTTAAATTGACATTTGTCAACTAACTCATCTAACACAACAATGATTTCTATGGATTTATTAGTTCAGTCTCTGTATGTAGTTATATCTTTATTTTACAACTACAAATCCACCGTGACTTTGATTCCGggggaaaaacataaaaaaaccacTTTTTATTGAACCAATATAAATTAagatccattttttttatttatcacttttttattgtctattaaaaattaagatttaagatttagattttagatatacaacatagtttaaaaaaaaaacctgattcgtttttaaaattaaaaaattttaacagatTTTTAACAAACCCAATATGAATTTTggcaatattttttaaatgttgaTCAAACTTGCATAGGGACGGTAATTATAGACATGATAGCATGcgctaaaagaaaaagagttgtaTGTGCTGAATTCATGtgttctctattttgattttctcttctaagttttTAAAGATCTTCTTAGCCCGGATAAAGTTTTACATGTCTTGTTGTTGCAGTGCATTGTTTTTAATTGGGACTAAGGCAATGTGTGCTTTGGCAAGAGATCGAAGAATAGTTTGGGCTTCTATTCATCAACCATGCAGTGAAGTGTTTGAACTCCTGGATCAGTTGTACTCGCTCGAAGGTAGCAGAACTGTTTATTGTCGCCAAGCTTCTGAGGCATATGAGGTACCAGTCTACCAATCTATTCACTTTTGTGCACGTCATAATCTTGCCTATTGCAACATGTCAGTTTTATTCTTCCTGAGATTGTGTTCTGATCAGTCGATATTTTATACAATCATGCTTTTAAATAACTAAATGTTCCTTTATGCATGGCAAAATCAAGGTGCACTGTTGATGATCCCTACTAATCTGATTTAGGTTGCATATCTTTACCTATTTAACAATCTGATTTAGCTTGAATACATTTAGCTTATTAGGCCATGACTTCCTATTTGCTGAATTCCCCCGCTAAGCTAACATTGGCAACGTAACTTTTGCTATTCAGATTTGGTGCTGATCATTAAACTGGTTAACAACCGAGTAGATGCAATCAACCAATGCCTCTACACGTCCTCCGATTTATTTTTGGCTGCCAAGTATATTCTTTTGCTCCTAATAATTTTTGTTTCCCAAATTTATTCATTTGTTATTTACTTCTATGCTTATCTGTTAGCCCAGCATTTTCATTGCAAATACATTTACATATACATCAACGCTTTTGAAATCTGTCACAGCGCTCATTTTTGACTATGACGTCCCCGTACCTTTTTTGCTTGGTTCCCATGCATCTCTCCATGTATGATACATCCATCCGACTTCCCCATTCATCTAATCTTGCTTCCATTTCAATATGCTTGGTGATTCAACGCAATTAATTAGTTTAGGTCTGTTCTATTCTTTCCTATCCATCCTGTTCAACCCTGTGAATCTCTCGTGACAAGACAGATTCCTACCTGGAGTTAATGAACTTCATTTTCCATACTTGCTTCAACACTTACTGTGAATTACATTTAATGATACTTTATCTTCTTTTAGTCATACTTATGTCAGGTGTAATTAAACTAAGTTATTATGAATTCTATTTTTAGTCTTCGGACTACTTGGTTGCTGACTGATCTCATTTCATGATCTGCATTTATTGAGTACCtgtttcttattaattttcgtcACGCTATACTCCAAAGGCGGgaactttttcttcttcaaattttttaactttGTCTGATTCCTGCGTATAAAGTGCTCCCTATATTGTCCGTAATTAATTCTGAACCGTCAACATATATTATTTACTATATAttgtatattataatatattatatattatatatgctgGTCATTATCATGATTATTTATCGTTGTATTACATGCTAAATATCTCTAATGGGTTATTTAATAAGCCCTCTGATCATCACATTAGCTGGGATTCTATTTACTGTGCTTCAAGGGGCCCAAAGTTTTTTAATGAACACCGCTTGGTTGCTTTGATTATGAACAATTGATGCTTAATTTTTTGGTTTCCTAGCATTGTTAACATCTAAATAACTTTGGTCTCTCGTTTTATTCAGTTAATTGGTCATACTACCTTTTGCTTAAGTGTTTAATTTAACTTACGCAATTTGTTATCATGAAAAGACTCATAGTGATCACATTTGTCATACCCACCTCACTCAGGGATTGCTTTAGCCATTAattcttcaattttttatttatgccaATCCTTTCCTTTAGTATAGCTAATCCAATCTCTCCTTCAGTATCTGGGCCTGGGTGGCCCAAATAACACACCTGCCCACGACTTCGGATTCCATATATCTTATCCCGATACATGTACAACAATTGTAAAGATGCATTTGCTATTTGCAGGTATGCCGGATACCCTAGCTATTTCATTACTATCACATGTAACCCAGATTGGACCGAGATTAAAGATTGCGTTGCGGCCTATTCATTAAAGCCAAGTGACAGGCCAGATATCATATCAAGGATTTTCAAGATCAAGTTAGATGTCTTGCTGAAAGACTTAAAGGATGGGTCCATATTCGGAAAGCCTAAAGGAAGTGAGTTTTCCCATTCACTTTTTACAATGTCGCGCTAACACATTTGTTATTTTTCCATCAACGTCGACTTGCCCCCTAAcatatttttttgctttttcccaTTTTCTTTGTTCCAGTTGTGTACACAGTTGAATTCCAAAAGCGTGGTCTTCCCCATTGTCATATTTTATTGTTTGTTCAACCAGCCGAGAAGCCTCGATCATCTGAGGATATTGACCATCATATATCGGCTGAGATACCCGACGAACACACACAACCTAAGCTGTACAGCTTAGTCCAAAAATTCATGATTCACGGACCATGTGGGGTTTTGAACATGAGTAGCCCGTGTATGGTTAATGGGAGGTGTTCCAAGTTTTATCCAGTGCCTTTCCGTGAGAAAACATCCATAGACAGTGCAGGTTTTCCCAAGTATAAACGGTCGGATAATAGTCGTTCAATAACCAAGAGGAATGTTAATCTCGACAATAGGTTTATTGTCCCATACAATGCAACATTGCTCCTTAAGTATGGCTGCCACATAAATGTTGAGTATACTTGCCAGACGTCTACTATTAAGTATTTGTTCAAGTATGTCCACAAAGGTAATGATCGTGTCACAGCTTCGTTCTTCCGATCACATGATTCAGCTGGTTCTGATGTCACTGTAGATGAAATCCAAAActactatgattgtcggtatataTCAGCTTGTGAGGCATCCTGGCGGCTATTCGGGTTTGAGATTCAGTACAAAGAGCCTAACGTCATCCGCCTTCCATTCCATCTTCCAAATGAACAGAATGTTTTGTACGAAGATCACCAGCTTATTGAGAATGTTATCGACGCTGCGGTCTCAAAGGATAGTATGTTTATTGGTTGGTTTAAGGCTAACAAGAATTTTGATCTGGCCCCTACACTGACTTACGCAGAGATGCCGTCATTTTTTGTTTGGGACAAGCAGGGGTATATGTGGAGGCCACGAAAGCAAGGGAATGTCATAGGTCGTCTCACGCATATTCCTCACTCGCATGGAAAGGAGTACTACCTTCGTAtgttattgaattatcaaaaagggTGCCAGACATTTGCTGATGTGCGTTCCGTTGGTGGGATTGTGTACGATACATTCAAAGAGGCCTGTTATGCCCTAGGGTTATTGCAGGATGATAGGGAATTTATTGATTCACTTAATGAAGCCAGTGCGTGGGCATTGCCGAATTATATCAGGAGGTTGTTTGCAATGCTTTTGATGTCGAACAACATTGTGCGTCCTGACATGGTGTGGGAGAAATGTTGGCAACATTGCGTGGACAACTCGCTTCTTTCTGGAAGACATAACTTAGGTAAACTTTTCGGATTGCTTTTACTATCTGGTTACTGTTTCGCAATAAATTCAGACCACTCCATTCAAAAACGTCCAGTCGTCTCCACCTCTTGCAGTTTGTTatgcatttattttattttcccttcGTCATCGTGTCCAGTTTGTTTCTTATGTAACTACGTTGCATTTTTTTGCTTTTAGGTTTCCAGCGTTCTGTTCATGAGATTAAGTCCATCACGCTTGCCGAAATTGAAAAACTCTTGCAGCCGAATGGTCGGAGCCTGAAAGAATTTCCTGACATGTCGTTTCCTGATTATGCTGGTTTACCTGAACCTTCCGACACAATCTTTTCTAATGAGCTGAATTTCGACATGACAGAATTGGCAAGTATCGCCGTGGATTTGATTTCCCGGTTGAATCGAGACCAGCGCGTTGCG
This window contains:
- the LOC112721098 gene encoding uncharacterized protein is translated as MTETPSLKIGRDLLGISHCVCGFDGAAASLDEVVSVAQFCSIGLKRRSCEVYWKHYMAWSCLHQGVHGVFYISLTIADYHVVLLRDVFSSLIHALFLIGTKAMCALARDRRIVWASIHQPCSEVFELLDQLYSLEGSRTVYCRQASEAYEVPVYQSIHFCARHNLAYCNMYAGYPSYFITITCNPDWTEIKDCVAAYSLKPSDRPDIISRIFKIKLDVLLKDLKDGSIFGKPKGIVYTVEFQKRGLPHCHILLFVQPAEKPRSSEDIDHHISAEIPDEHTQPKLYSLVQKFMIHGPCGVLNMSSPCMVNGRCSKFYPVPFREKTSIDSAGFPKYKRSDNSRSITKRNVNLDNRFIVPYNATLLLKYGCHINVEYTCQTSTIKYLFKYVHKGNDRVTASFFRSHDSAGSDVTVDEIQNYYDCRYISACEASWRLFGFEIQYKEPNVIRLPFHLPNEQNVLYEDHQLIENVIDAAVSKDSMFIGWFKANKNFDLAPTLTYAEMPSFFVWDKQGYMWRPRKQGNVIGRLTHIPHSHGKEYYLRMLLNYQKGCQTFADVRSVGGIVYDTFKEACYALGLLQDDREFIDSLNEASAWALPNYIRRLFAMLLMSNNIVRPDMVWEKCWQHCVDNSLLSGRHNLGKLFGLLLLSGYCFAINSDHSIQKRPVVSTSCSFQRSVHEIKSITLAEIEKLLQPNGRSLKEFPDMSFPDYAGLPEPSDTIFSNELNFDMTELASIAVDLISRLNRDQRVAFDTIANAVHCDAGGFFFVCGYGGTGKTFLWNALSASIRSKGDIVLNVVSSGIAALLLPNGQTAHSRFKVPLSVNQDSICNIRQGTPLARLISSAKLVIWDEAPMLNKFCFEALDKCLKDVLRFDRGYNPHAPFGGKIVVLGGDFR